aatatattaaaaattattaatataataatattactaaatagcTAAATTTTAACACACATATTTGTTACTGAAAGTTCGGTTGAAGTTgatgaggaaaaaagaaatgacttctaacttaaaatacaataataaaggtttaaaatcaacattttaaatatgaaaattatatcaataaaataaattatgtatatattattaattatatatatgtacatataacTACATACTAatgatttggtttattttgttttattggtttatataccgAACTATATCCATAAATTGTGGTTTCTTAAAAATAGCATCCATTCGGCCTCTACAATATTATCAAATCCAGactactttttctatttttgtttgattttaattaattcTGTTTTACTAAATTCCTTATCAACTACCAATATGTGACTTTCATttattcattaacattctctttcaTGCATAGTGTGGGAAAGTGCAGGAATaacattcaatatatatatataaagttggctTTTTCCCTTCTTATGACATATGGAAGGGGGGGTTTATTGACATGTgtcctcatgttttttttttaaatccttcttcatttaaattattgcaATTTGCTCCATCAATTTCTAATTATGTACTATCTAATCTTTCTCATATTTATTGGTCcctaaaattcaagaaataaatgaaagaatataaatatattttaaatatttaatttattcacaattcaaaatagcataaactttcaccattttattatttactaatttttattatttcatttacaaattatatatttatttcactattaatatcataagataatcaaaCTAAGAATAAGAAACTAGTGCATCAACGCAAATAACCAAGAAAGCGGGACAAAGAAAGAATAATAATCGAAAGGCCAAAGCCACCAAGAAGCAGGATGATATATGACTAAAGCACTGGAATCACAACCAGTAGCTAAAAGGTAAGaaacacctcacaaactaaacaagaacatACAAGATGGCCATGCAAGTGCAAAACCATaaagctctggatagaagggaccaaagctTCAAGAGACTAACTCCGCTCACCTATACCAAGAGAAatatagaaagaaaagaaacaacttgagagAAGGAGAATGAAATACAACCACTGAGAAATCAGAgactaaacttgagaccatAAATAACCTTCCAAGCCCACATAGCATACACGAACGAAAGCATTATCCAAACCTGAagtggcaaacatggtgaaagggagagccaccagagatgcgatgaaagctgcaaagagATGCGAGAATAGAGAGGGAAAGGGAGACGAAATGAAATCAGCAAACTATGGAGCCATCCTCGAGATATAAAAGAGAACATATAAATCAGAACACCGAAAAatagatcttgaaaaccaagacgaacAGAGACactattgacggtaagccaacAACGATGAATACAACATCAAAGACGACTAAACTCTGGCCCAACCAAAGAGACGCAGTTCCAaacatcagctgaaatctaaggaagaagaagacctGTCAATATTGACTGGAACAGCCTACAATGCCGTGAGAATCAACCGAAcaactgaaaactcataaacctgatctacaacaaataccatataatctcaCATGTGAAGAAGGCAAGGAAGAATAAGAGAAAGAGGTGAAtctttttccggtgatggtgagaaCAATCGCACACCAGAAAGGTAACGAAATACATAGACGGTGACAGCTCAAGGTCAAAATATGGGGAGAGGGCATAAAACAtagttataattttcaaaaaaataaaataaaataaaatacaatttcgacgctgaaaccgttaatcttataatcaacaaatgcgtagatacaaagttattgaaattcaatattcttTTACGTTAGAGGCTCATTTCACTACTAACAAGTActatacaaacaaaaacaaattattcaaaaaaacaaacacaaaatatattaatatatcaccTACTACTACAAAACACACTAAAAATACCAAGTAAtgctcttaacaaataaaaacgacaacaaaattacattatccaaaaaaacatgctcttagcaataataaaacaatattccgcgcgaagcgcggacatcCCCCTAGTGATCTAATATCGGAAGGTTCTATACTATATTAAATTGGGTTTATgggttttcagtttaaaattaATCCTACTACACTGAAACCTTTATAAATTAAGAATGTTGGGACTAcgccaaaactataatttttttattaatttatggagatattaatttatcgatgtactaattgaaccaaaaactcgaTTTGtgtctataaaattatattattttatagagatttttagtgtatattaatttatagagtattaatttaaagaggttatactgtatatattaattgaaaagtcacttaagtgacttTTGCTTAGGTGTCATTCATAGGTGAAGTttagaattaatttttttaatctgattGGTTGTtggtatttaaattttttttatttaattaaagctTTAAAAAGGAACTAATCCTATAACTACCTAATCTAATCTATATTACCATAcaaacaattaaatattttaaagaaagaagaattaacataatttgtttatagaaacaattaaatacatatattacattatagaaatttaaaatatacattttaatacatatggtatgatagaaataattatataaactattttaacatatttatattaatagtgGATACAATAAATTATAGATTACAGAAAACTAATTAACCTAAAcgtaataatattttgttatactcactatatatataaaaatgtgtcaaatgaatgcaaaacagtcaaatatacaatttaaataaCATTCAATCATTTTTCAGTGACAAATGTTGATTGTATAATTGAgttattactttcaaaaatgattaaagtatttgtatatttaaaaacataaaaatatatagtaagtcttttaaaataatatcaataaataaaaatatttattagaatataaaattgaaaaattggaACATTATACTAATACAAGACTAAATTTAATATACTCTATTAATATATTCTTATAGccttgattataataaaattatatggtaaatttttaaaacaatattaatcaatgaaaaagtttattataatataaattaaaaaacaagaacaatatattaatacaagACTAGAGTTAAGACTCTTTTGATATagttttgattataataaaattgacaTGCTTATTTTGTAATAGAAAAAAGAAAggatacatatataaaacatcagTGAAGGATGCTAAAACTTGTTTGTTGtattctttgttattttatacttttaggtacttaattttttatatgtttgccGAAATACAtgttgtttacatattattataattgttaattaattatttgtaactattttacttctaaataaaataaagtggtagaaaaaataatgtgaaaatagaaagtgttataaaataacttttttgttcattaatctttggtttttttattaatcaaaaattatgtcATAAAAAGACTTTTTggaaacttataataaaattcaTAGAATTAACAATATATGTCAATAATCTTTTAAGATTATACAATACCAAAACTTTTGATTTTCaatctatttaaaataaaaaagatatttttaatagttatgattattattcaaaattataaaattataaacataatatataattttcataaaatatttatatccgcgAAATCGCGGACAACCACCTagttaacaataaaaaattgattttaatcctttatattttaattatttatttctctaactatgatgtgaaattttttatcaacattCAATGATAATCAACCACTCGTCATTGTTATTTTACTAGTTGATGTCGCTTTTGCTTGCCTTAACGACAGTCGGGAGGCGAGCAGCGAACCATCACACACCATGTTTGATCGGTCGCTTTTTCTGTTCTTTCTTCCGATATCTATATAACCAGTAATTAGGATTCACGTCTCTTTCGCTGTTTGTCATCACCACATCTTGTACTTTTGAATGACTGCATCTAAATTATAGTTTAATATCCAGACAAAAACACGTATCAGAATTGGCTTCTTTAGCTAAATTAATTATTAGAATCTTCTTTTGCTAAATTATcctcatttttattatattagagCTTTACTGGTTGAAACGTCTGGACGCGGTTACATGAATCTACGAATATGGGTGGGTGcaatttttattgttattaagTTATTTGCACCATTggcataacgttaaaaataacgCATTTACGAAATATTTATAACTGGTTAACTATAACGTACTGTAACATTTGCGAAATATTTATAACTGATTAACTATAACGTACTGTAACGATTTAATAACAAATTATCAATACTAACACATTATAAAAGTATCCCATGTGACGATCGTCACCGGAGATGCATCCCATGTCACCGGAGGATCCCAAATTGTGTTCTTTGGTCAAGCTAAAAACAAGGCTAAACCAAGGTTAGGGTTGTATACCTTTGTAATTGGTTCTTACGTCAAGTTTATATAGAGTATACACCATAATCTAATCACCTCTTTTCCTTTGTGTgataatgttttatgttttcgatTGGTCCGGATGTGCCACTTTCTCAACCCAGGCGGAAGGCATAACCCTAAGAAGTTTCCTTGCTTCCCAAGGCAACCTGTTTTGCTTCTCGGTTGATTCTTTGTCTCAGATTTTGGTTAAGGTGAGAGTTGTTCTTGTAATTTTGTTAAGACTTCGAATATgcataatttaattataataatctgcatgatttataatattttgtttgccttatttaaagtcatattttatatttggttGCTGAGACGAGTTTAGTAGTTAGCCGGATATAGAGAAGCGAATATTTCTATGCTAGGTTGTGATTTTGTGGATGTTGCGGCCAGCTTGAGTCGTTCTGTTGAGCCGCAGCCTAAGAGGTCGATAAAGCATTCCAGGGACGGTGTGCGTGGGCACTAGAGGGAGACTTCTATCGGGGTGTGCAAACACTAATCTCGTAACTAGAACCCTGGCTTGTTGTTTGGGCGCTTTAAGTGTCATGCTTGTTTCATGTTAGGTTAGATTGTTTATATACAGAGTGCTATGTCCGAGTGGATTTTGGATTTAACATCTCATACCTCACTTAGTGACACCCTTGTTACTCATCCTTTTTCTTCCCCTTTTCAGGTAAAACAAATGTCTAGATGATATTTAGACGGACTGGTGCTGCATGGCGGTTTTCATTCGAATTTTATTTAGGTTTATGGTGAGTGGAGATGGACTTATGAGATCTATGTTGTGACATGTTGTTGGTGGCACACCGTTCTCGAGAGAGGAAGAAACATAGGTTATGTTTTGGTATCATAGTGGGTTTCGTCCCAGCCCTGACTTGGGGTGGCAATTAGAGGATTGGgttttcaatattttcaaaaaaaatgggAATTgggaattttaaaataaaaaatcaaacagcACATTTATGTTCCGTAAATTCTAAATCACTTGTCTTTTTCTTATGTCGATGAGTAAAATCATAGTTATCGATTCTCCGGCCACCAGTGCTTTCGTTAGATGTTCAGCGGATAGATCATGTTATTGTAAAAGACATATTGCTTGGATTTTATTAGTTCCGCCAGCCGTTACTCAGGGATTGTTCGTAAGAGGACATGTGACGTTTCTGTCACCACCCAAAATTTTAGCCGTGGCTCCACGAGTTTTGTTATAGCAGTTTATTTGGGAGATGAGATGATAGCTGGTTGTTTGTCATTACGCGTATTCTGGTTTTTGAGCATGTTGAATATTTTGGAGGCATACTTGATTTATAAACTCGTGGGGTTGCTTTTGAATTAGGGGTGCGGCGGCTTACGTTGTATTGATATTAGAGTTATTTAAGTTTTGCGAGTCAGATTGGATAGTGGTGATCGTTTTAGAGTGTGTACGAGTTAAACAGATTCAGACCATCCGCATTGAGAGGCTGAGAGCTATGTGCACTCATTGGGATGTACATGTCATACTCTGAAGATATAAGTTCATTGGAGACTTTTCAGAAATGAAACTTATCTGCGGTTCTTTTCTCAGCGAATCCCTCCTTCTACGCCAAGACAAAGCACTTCGCTCTTGACTATCACTATGTCGGGGAACGAGTAGCAGCTCTGGGTGCTTTTGAAGTCAAGCACATTCCGAATCATTAAAAGATTACGAAATCACTTACGTATGAAGCTCTCTCATCTCTTTGAGGCAAAGTTGGTGTCGAGGGTCTAAGCCGATCAGCAGCTACACCAAACATGCCCATCACGACTGCCACCTCTCAGCCAAAGCCCACCTGGAAGCCCAAAATTCAGCTTGCAACTAAAGAGCTCCAACGGTTATCTTCAGCCTATGAACAAGACAAAAGCAAAGTCAGTACAGAGTAAATTCCCTAAAGCAAAAACAAACTACAGCTGGACAAGCACAGCCTGTCACAACTCACAACCGGTTCACGGACTCGAAGGATAACGACGAACGAGACTAAAACCCTAGAGATTACCTCAGCTATATATGTAATACCTTGATGTAATGAAACCTTGAGAGAGTAATATCAAGGAGTAAAGACTCACCTTTCTTCACTTTTACACTACTTTCACTTTTTTACTGATAAAGCAAAAGCCAATGACTCATCATCTTCATTGTCTCTTGAACGTTTAGTAATGTATCTACGTTCTTTATCATGAGCAACTGATGGTTACTCAAATCTTCTTGTGCTTCTTCTGATTCACCTTCTGATCTTCTCTCTAAGCAGATCCTTGTAGACTTAATCCTCTGTAAAACATTGCATTATTCCTGTTAATCGCACACTTCTTGTCTTCTAACAACTACATTTTATACCCTTTTACACAATAGGGATACCTGATAAAAACACCTTTCATGCTCTCGGTTTGAGCTATCTTTGATAAATGTGACGATAAACCCATGTTCTTTTCCCAGCCATATTGGTACGTTCCCATCATTTGCCAATAAAGGTTTCATGTTAATGAGTTAAATTGAATAAGTAGTTGAAACATAATCATTCATAGTGTTTTATTGACTGAATCAGGCACGTAGTTAGTTAGTTATATACTTGTATTAAACAAAGTCAAAAATGGCACAGGGAAGGCAACAAGTCGTAACCAAGAATAGAAGAAGTTAGCACAGAATGCGTAAACAAAGAGTGAAAAGAAAATGTAAGGAAACACTCAgagaatataaataaataaaagcttaTAAGTCaaattgtatataaaataatctATCCGATCAATTTGACTCGGATACTTTGTATAATGTACATAACAATTTTTcatttctgtttctttttttttttaaataatgcacACTCAAACCCTTACGATGCAGTAAACAGAACCcgttgtttgtttttataagGTAACCTTAGAGTGCCATCTCAGCCTGTAGTGCAGCGAGTTCATCTTCATGAGCGGACTGTTGCTTCTGAGGTAGAGGACGAGCAGGTTGCTTTCCTTCATGAACGGGTCTTGCTGGCTGAAGAAGTTGGTCCTCTAGCTCCAAGCCTTCAAGTTCTTCAAGTTCTGCTTCCAATTCATCCTATAATTTTGCAATCAAAAGACAATGCTGAGAAAAGCTGACAAAGAGATTGTTTGTTTCTAAAGAGTATGATGATCGTGGGAATAAAGGGGAAAGTTTACCTCATCGAAATCAGCAGCAGAGCCAAATGGAGCGGACAATGCGTCCTGGATCTGTTTCATGTTATCTGTTTGCTCATTGATCTCATCCATTGTCTTGTCAACATCGTCAATGTTTCTGCCAAAACACACATTGCGCACACTTAGTCGCTgcttaagtaaataaaaaaaaggggTGGTTAGGGTATATATAAAACACATACGTAGCTTTCTGCATAGCTTTCATAGTAGCAGCACCAGTCCTCAAAGCATCTACAGTCTCAGTTGTTGCTTTGGCACCCTCCAACATAATCATCTGTAGTTTTACAACAAGTCATCGCTTAAAGTGGTAAGCAAACTTTCATCaaaagttaataaaaaaaaaaaaagaggaaaagggttacttgatcatggataCGGAGCTGGAAGTTTCCAAGCTGTTCAACTTGTTGCTCATATAACCTCTTCCTTTTCAAACATTGTATAGCCGCTGCACCAATAACAAGATATTAAGTTCTCTTGAATCTTCTACTAAACAAGATAGAATATTTATCCCCACAAGAAAGATTTAAGAGTGTTACCGCGTTTGTTCTTGGCCTTGGAGAATTCCTTGGCTCTCTCAACCTCTCCAGCAGCCTTCTTGAGAAGAACACCCTCCTTCTTCTCCAGCATCTCAAGTGTCTGAGGAACAACAATTGAGTCATGTAACCCGAAGATAAGCAttgaaagaagaaaataaaccaCCCTCAAGTTGAAGATTGACACGGAAACAATAGTCTTGGAGCCAATGAATAGTTATCTCAATCTCTTATGTTCTAAAGAATCCAAATCTTGACATTGAAAACAGAGGAATGGGGGAGGGGAGAGATACCTCATTAAGCTTGTCTAATGTGTGGAGAGTATTGGTCTCCACCTTGGGTTTACCGAATAGCCGATTAAACATTCTTGTTCCTTTGGATAACTCGTGAAACCTACACTGAAAATTATAACCCTAAAACATGAATCGGCGAATCGAGCTTAAGCAAAACTAGGGCAACATGATTTCGATGGCCGACATGTCTACGCTAACAACGAGGTTTTATCAATCCATAAACTCGATTCACAGATACGAACCTTTTGATTGATGCCCGGAGGTTTGCTTGCTTGATTGAGAAAGAGAGATTATATCGAGAGCGATTAAGAATGAGAAACGGCGTTGAAGTTTTCTGTGTGGCAATTTATATAATGATCGTTTTATACTTTGCAAGGTAGTATAATGATTGATTGATATTTTCTCCTTctacccctttttttttttaacacactGTAGTTTTTCTTCATTAAATATATTAGAATCTACACATTTTTCTCTAATGGGCATATATGCTTTTGAGTCTCAATGAATGGGGCCTTTAATCTTTCAAGAAAACAGATGGGCCTCTTATTTTCCTTAAAAATTTGTTCTCTCCATAACTTCATAGCTATAAACCCTAATGACAGCAATGACCACGCAACATTGAAAATATTTCAATGTTTAAGTTCTACATGTTTTTTATCGGATACTGGGGGAAGATGGCGAAGCACCGGCTTCcgacatttttaaaataaataaaatatcgcCAATTGTTTTTACAGAGTTAATTAGTTCAATTGGcaaaacagatttttttttttaacgcttgATAATTATACTATTACAACTATGAAAAATTTTATAGACGATTCTACAACCGACAATTCTGCCTGCtatatttagtatataaatttCCATTCATGGGTTTGATCACAAACAACTATACTATTTTCCTGATAATTATTTCGGcccatatttattttaaagcttTTTAAGGTCGGGCCCGTATAACATATATCAATTGTTTGGTGTAACAATcccccctatatattaattctggagcattacaacatgttttcgtaacgacgtgtcatcacgagaatgattcttaaaatagttagaaaaataagttggtccatataaacatatactatgatttttatttaactaattatcaaattaattaatagtgtacaaaataatattttttctttccttaaataaaagctacgaaattatctaatatggttaacatatatatatatgacaattaatgattatgaataatacatatttgataaaaaaattctaacttctctcttttttgtttagttttatactattaaaagaaagtaaacaataacattaagcatataataaaaacaattaatttttttcttatatgctatattttgaatttttaaaaacgactataaattactaaaaatagtaaaagtcccacattaaaaattttgtgatcaatggtttaactttttttttgttcaagcaagatacaaataatcatatatcataggggtgggcgttcggatacacGTTCGGGTTTGTATCGGATATTTCAGTATAAAAGTATAGGACCCGTTCGGGTATGTCTACATTTcgagtcgggttcgggtattttatgttcgggttcagatattttgggtcgggttcggatatttaaatttagaagaaaaaataaataaattattcattgtttaagatttttgtatttaaaatatactttaacttaactgtttttttaatttttaaaagattaaagtattaataggtttggagataaaactttaaaaatagaaagacactaatttagttgttgttttgaaattttagatgaaacttttgttaatgcaacAAACAAGAActtaatatgtattttaagtaagtagcaaatgattttgtccataattatatatattatctaattttgagcaataagaatcattaatataaatattttgaataaaatgagagaaataaactagaaatatagagttaaatatacttatgtttggttatcttcagatattcattcgggttcggatattaccctttcggattcagatattatccgaactggtgaaataagtaatttgttttgttgttctaattagacgatttttagaccgagctggtgaatatatactagacaaacatttatatttcgagtctgcatttatattctataacagcttaatatattagatttgaacactgacatgttaatatagtttgccggtgatttttttcaaaaattttgattcttaaatATGCATATGgagtaaaactaatttttacagatgtccatttttttagttgacacttatgtaattcactgaattcataaaagaagttaaaaaaaaaacttaactcatatcaatgaaacaatagaaaatgaaatcacttaaggagagtcaatagtaaacaaattgaGAGCATAAAATCTAATCTCCTTTTGTCATTATATAATAgatgttgcctatttggttttagtgatttgtgtcagccacaaaacttaatttccttttgtgtatatgaaatcttaaaaataattaaaatgagatgtaatacgttaactcttcaacaatgatgatatatttaagagatcaacatttgttttcatcattttataatcgataaagattgtagtattgcaaaatgttaaaatcatttcGTAAACAAACATTAATATAAGAACTCACTCTGCGCATGCGcgcgggttatcatctagtatATATAGATATACTTTGTCAAACACattaatttttgtattattGTGCACTGTCTTCGTTACGAATTTTCTGTCGAACGATCAGTATAAAAATAAAGGTACAAACCATTTGGACTTCACTTTTCTCAAGAAGTAGATATTTTATGTCCAAATTGCATAAGAATGATCATACACACACTACTGCAAGAAAAGATCATAGCCCAACTCGAAAAATAAACACGATAACAAGAGATAtacaacaacaataaaaagcaaaaaaattccTACAACAAATCTGTCAACATTTCATCGGGGACACCATATTTGATGAATTCCCAACGAAAGTGCTTCGTTTGGAATATCTCCTTGGAAAAAATCCGTCAAAAAAGATTCATTGATGATCTTGAGGAATTTCCAACAAATTTCTATAGAcatattttttgatgaaatttgaaCAAAACTTATCGTGAAACACACACTTAGAAATTCCTCTGTAtaactttcttaaaaaaataattgcatCGGGAAAATATCCAGACGAAAATAATGTTGTCTTTCGACGAACAAAATTTTGTCGGGAATTACCGATGAAATATATCTTGTCAGAAATATTATGACAAACTGTATCTCGTCGAAAATAATTACCGATACATTCATtggaaaaatcaaatataatttttaataatataattaaaagtaatatataatttaattaacatTTCTATAATTAAACATCCAAACTGAACAACCATAATTAAAagtgaaaacatataattttttttagaaaataaataacatttaaaagctttaaaagctaaaaaaagtaaaattcatGGGGAAACAATTGCTCCATGTTATCCATCATGAGTCTCCGCCATTTGAGTAAAGATTGCAGCAATTTTAGTCTCCAAAGTTTCAATCCTCTCATCTTTATTCCGCTCCACAATCTTGAAATCAGTGTACAATGCTTAATCATTAAAGTAAATCACTTAATCATTAAagtaaatcaattaaaatatgatatttaaaatataataatataaatataataatattttataattttatagtttcaatCCTCTCGTCTTTATTCCTTAACTGCTCAACAATCTTGAAATCAGTGTACGAAGCTTAAtcattaaagtaaataaattaaaatatgatattaa
This genomic stretch from Brassica napus cultivar Da-Ae chromosome C9, Da-Ae, whole genome shotgun sequence harbors:
- the LOC106445382 gene encoding vacuolar protein sorting-associated protein 32 homolog 1; this translates as MFNRLFGKPKVETNTLHTLDKLNETLEMLEKKEGVLLKKAAGEVERAKEFSKAKNKRAAIQCLKRKRLYEQQVEQLGNFQLRIHDQMIMLEGAKATTETVDALRTGAATMKAMQKATNIDDVDKTMDEINEQTDNMKQIQDALSAPFGSAADFDEDELEAELEELEGLELEDQLLQPARPVHEGKQPARPLPQKQQSAHEDELAALQAEMAL